Proteins encoded together in one Asterias rubens chromosome 4, eAstRub1.3, whole genome shotgun sequence window:
- the LOC117289761 gene encoding uncharacterized protein LOC117289761, which produces MAWFVVLVSAILTTCVSSVVLESYEPAYIQDANPSFMCLPKNVSDVSGRVYSHMNVESVPYTGNKDCTFTINTQPGRRINIRFDYFDLAPGFDRAHNQCRSDADRFMVYESGNIYVIKNEILQPEMTYCGGTGIFPKDYQSYSNVVTIRFLTDGISSADAGVKLVYTSYKPPQEGSDDCFRCVDNSMCIDEALTCNGVPNCNDDSDEAHALCMAEPSNFIEIGIERLGLGVVATIGGAIGLLILIIFITCIACCCCCRKGGDDDSKQYRTPPTPRPGSYPSHNSNYSSYSSSASTTNGMPGGMHPMPGLHSRMYEGLHGMNGSAADRSMNGSMNGMNGMGSLPHQHSHQHLPQQGYTHPHQHSMNGINRGSPYPNYPPMYPSLQNGGYSVAYNHDNGRMEFPHKV; this is translated from the exons ATGGCATGGTTTGTAGTGTTAGTGTCGGCAATTTTAACAACGTGTGTTTCTTCTGTGGTATTGGAATCATACGAGCCAG CATATATTCAAGATGCTAACCCCTCCTTTATGTGCTTGCCCAAAAACGTCAGTGATGTCTCGGGGAGGGTCTACTCACACATGAACGTAGAAAGTGTTCCGTACACGGGTAACAAGGACTGTACATTTACAATCAACACACAGCCCGGACGGCGCATCAACATACGCTTCGACTATTTTGACCTGGCGCCTGGATTTGACAGGGCGCACAACCAATGCCGCTCTGATGCTGACAG GTTCATGGTCTATGAGTCAGGCAACATCTACGTGATCAAGAATGAAATACTCCAGCCAGAGATGACATACTGCGGAGGCACAGGCATCTTCCCAAAAGACTACCAGTCCTACAGCAATGTGGTGACCATTCGATTCCTTACAGATGGCATCAGCTCAGCGGATGCTGGTGTCAAACTAGTCTACACCTCGTACAAGCCCCCACAGG AGGGCTCAGATGACTGTTTCCGTTGCGTTGACAACAGTATGTGCATCGATGAAGCACTGACATGTAATGGTGTCCCTAACTGTAATGACGACTCAGATGAAGCTCATGCATTGTGCATGGCAG AACCAAGTAACTTCATTGAGATCGGGATAGAGAGATTAGGCCTTGGTGTCGTGGCAACAATCGGTGGTGCCATAGGCCTTCTCATCCTAATCATCTTCATCACCTGCATCGCgtgttgctgctgctgccgGAAAGGTGGAGACGACGACTCCAAGCAGTACCGAACACCCCCAACTCCTCGGCCAGGTTCCTACCCATCCCACAACTCCAATTACTCTTCATACTCGTCCTCTGCCTCGACGACAAACGGCATGCCTGGGGGGATGCATCCCATGCCGGGACTACACAGCCGGATGTATGAAGGCCTGCACGGGATGAATGGCAGCGCCGCTGATCGCAGCATGAACGGCAGCATGAACGGCATGAACGGCATGGGGTCCCTCCCCCACCAGCACTCTCACCAGCACCTGCCGCAGCAGGGCTACACACACCCACACCAGCACAGTATGAATGGGATCAATAGGGGGTCGCCGTACCCCAACTATCCGCCCATGTACCCCTCACTGCAGAACGGCGGATACAGCGTGGCGTACAACCACGACAACGGGCGTATGGAGTTCCCCCACAAGGTCTAG